In the Streptomyces sp. SJL17-4 genome, GCCGCGGTGGGTGGCCGAGGGGTTGTAGACCAACTGGGCGCCGTTGAGTCCTAGTTGGCGCCAGCCCTCCGGGAAGTGCCGGTCGTAGCAGATGTAGACGCCGACGCGCCCGACGGCGGTGTCGAAGACCGGCCAGCCGGCGTTCCCCGGGCGGAAGTAGTACTTCTCCCAGAAGCCCTTCACCTGGGGGATGTGGTGCTTGCGGTACTTGCCGAGGTAGCTGCCGTCGGCGTCGATCACGGCGGCGGTGTTGTAGTAGAAGCCCTCGCTCTCGACCTCGAAGACGGGCACCACGATCACCATCCCGGTCTCCCGGGCGAGGTCCCGCATCCGGCTGACGGTGGGGCCGTCGGGGACGGGCTCGGCCCAGCGGTAGTGCTCGGGCTCCTGGACCTGGCAGAAGTAGGGGGCGTTGAACACCTCCTGGAAGCCGATCACCTTGGCGCCCTGACGGGCGGCCTCCCGGGCGTACTCCTCGTGTTTGGCGATCATGG is a window encoding:
- a CDS encoding nitrilase-related carbon-nitrogen hydrolase, which encodes MTDVVRAALVQATWTGDTESMIAKHEEYAREAARQGAKVIGFQEVFNAPYFCQVQEPEHYRWAEPVPDGPTVSRMRDLARETGMVIVVPVFEVESEGFYYNTAAVIDADGSYLGKYRKHHIPQVKGFWEKYYFRPGNAGWPVFDTAVGRVGVYICYDRHFPEGWRQLGLNGAQLVYNPSATHRGLSSYLWQLEQPAAAVANEYFVAAINRVGIEEYGDNDFYGTSYFVDPRGQFVGDVASDKTEELLVRDLDFGLIEQVRQQWAFYRDRRPDAYDGLVQP